In Nocardia yunnanensis, one DNA window encodes the following:
- a CDS encoding type VII secretion target produces MTNLVATPDAIRAYGDASAAMASAVAGAAAVDQVATVAGLVPVFGLIGQDFLLSYAGAQGNHLSSVAELAAVHAGTAVAAHEAAAGYQATDEASGVDFLSLTQDL; encoded by the coding sequence ATGACCAATCTCGTTGCCACACCGGACGCGATCCGCGCCTACGGAGACGCTTCGGCCGCCATGGCGAGCGCTGTCGCCGGCGCCGCCGCGGTCGATCAGGTCGCCACGGTCGCCGGCCTGGTGCCGGTTTTCGGACTCATCGGTCAGGACTTCCTGCTGAGTTACGCCGGCGCGCAAGGCAATCACCTGTCGTCGGTGGCCGAGCTGGCCGCCGTGCACGCCGGCACCGCGGTCGCCGCCCACGAGGCGGCGGCGGGCTACCAGGCCACCGACGAGGCCTCCGGCGTCGACTTCCTCTCGCTGACGCAAGACCTGTGA
- a CDS encoding nucleic acid/nucleotide deaminase domain-containing protein — MLGGILSALVIAAGCATSVSGHPVAGPNTAPFYAAVVDLMSQSAAHYTGSSAQGGAWDVRATAGGEVVAKAGSGADSTDVLVVDGKTYAKPPKSKIAANLPRGATLSSVQGKWLTGDDDLTTGIPSGALSPHELAKQLLQALDRTTAFPRVGDPTVQIGSDQAYEVPTPIGTLAVSSTAPYRVLRLSPPDGTGPTTTTQSLDAPGGILGGQGDQAAPIMFVAMTPADREQVYNDIVNQTQTLSNSMDVGINFQFDPSGDLNCTEAACTVTSKVTTSTTATRKATLSGNVSAVMKASLTVEGRPSAGCSTAQTLPISGNSVMSCVDTSVAAITSDIRAAKRAEAQAKANAEGHDVYLNWDVHVSAQIEVTATAMIQAEIDRMVTVVRTEADNARNRSTCGQTCTYTQTPYNSDKLGQAANRARHTGAGSNGNIMVALVPGWNDPTTGDLVTGTGDSQPDNATGKSEDDLVNKLSAKGFKPDQITGLYSEHQPCFSTCNSKLAPNLKPGTQVGYSVSWLPNDADALAASNSLIDRLSSEYGGAQHK, encoded by the coding sequence ATGCTCGGGGGCATCTTGAGTGCGCTGGTGATCGCGGCGGGGTGTGCGACATCGGTATCCGGGCATCCGGTGGCGGGGCCGAATACGGCTCCGTTCTATGCGGCGGTCGTGGATCTGATGTCGCAGTCGGCCGCGCACTACACCGGGTCGAGTGCGCAAGGGGGCGCCTGGGATGTGCGTGCTACCGCAGGCGGTGAGGTGGTGGCGAAGGCGGGGTCGGGCGCGGATTCGACGGATGTCCTCGTGGTCGACGGGAAGACTTACGCCAAGCCGCCGAAGAGCAAGATCGCCGCGAATCTGCCTCGCGGAGCGACCCTTTCGTCGGTCCAGGGTAAGTGGCTGACCGGTGACGACGATCTGACGACCGGTATTCCGTCCGGCGCATTGTCCCCCCACGAGCTCGCCAAGCAGCTGCTGCAGGCGCTGGACCGCACCACCGCGTTCCCGCGCGTGGGAGATCCGACCGTGCAGATCGGCTCCGACCAAGCCTATGAGGTCCCGACACCGATTGGCACACTGGCGGTTTCGTCCACCGCGCCCTACCGAGTGCTGCGTCTGTCTCCACCGGACGGCACCGGCCCGACGACTACCACCCAGTCCCTGGATGCCCCAGGCGGAATCCTCGGCGGACAGGGCGATCAGGCCGCCCCGATCATGTTCGTCGCGATGACCCCGGCCGATCGCGAACAGGTCTACAACGACATCGTCAATCAGACTCAGACACTGAGCAATTCGATGGATGTCGGCATCAACTTCCAGTTCGACCCCTCCGGCGACCTCAACTGCACCGAGGCCGCCTGCACGGTCACCTCGAAGGTCACCACCTCGACCACCGCCACCCGCAAGGCCACCCTGTCGGGCAATGTCTCCGCGGTCATGAAGGCATCCCTCACCGTCGAAGGCCGTCCGAGCGCCGGCTGCTCCACCGCCCAAACCCTCCCCATCAGCGGCAATTCGGTCATGAGCTGCGTCGACACCAGCGTCGCCGCCATCACCTCCGACATCCGCGCGGCCAAACGCGCCGAGGCCCAGGCGAAAGCCAACGCCGAAGGCCACGACGTCTACCTGAACTGGGACGTCCACGTCTCCGCCCAGATCGAAGTCACGGCCACCGCCATGATCCAAGCCGAAATCGACCGCATGGTCACGGTGGTCCGCACCGAAGCCGACAACGCCCGCAACCGCTCCACCTGTGGCCAAACCTGCACCTACACCCAAACCCCTTACAACAGCGACAAACTCGGCCAAGCCGCCAACCGCGCCCGCCACACCGGCGCGGGTTCGAACGGCAACATCATGGTCGCCCTGGTCCCCGGCTGGAACGACCCCACCACCGGCGACCTCGTCACCGGCACCGGCGACTCCCAACCCGACAACGCCACCGGGAAATCCGAAGACGACCTCGTAAACAAGCTGTCCGCCAAGGGTTTCAAGCCAGACCAAATCACCGGCCTCTACAGCGAACACCAGCCCTGCTTCTCCACCTGCAACTCCAAACTCGCCCCGAACCTCAAGCCAGGCACCCAGGTCGGCTACAGCGTGTCCTGGCTCCCGAACGATGCTGACGCCCTAGCCGCCAGCAACAGCCTGATCGACAGGCTGTCCTCGGAATATGGTGGCGCACAACACAAGTAA
- a CDS encoding PE family protein, which yields MSEFNLGGVRFDADAVRAAAADLDAMADRLEHALGADGQALAVPAAGSDAVSLAAADTLTSVGASFVAQSGSGVDELRKLAALVRGQADAFGQVEVDNSADFTNL from the coding sequence ATGAGCGAATTCAACTTGGGCGGTGTGCGTTTCGACGCGGACGCGGTACGGGCCGCCGCCGCTGACCTGGACGCCATGGCCGATCGGCTCGAGCACGCGCTCGGTGCGGACGGGCAGGCGCTGGCCGTGCCCGCCGCCGGCTCGGACGCCGTCTCGCTGGCCGCGGCCGACACGCTCACCTCGGTCGGCGCGTCCTTCGTCGCGCAGAGCGGGTCGGGTGTGGACGAGCTACGCAAGCTGGCGGCGCTGGTGCGCGGTCAGGCCGACGCCTTCGGACAGGTCGAAGTCGACAACTCGGCCGACTTCACGAACCTCTAG
- a CDS encoding YbaB/EbfC family nucleoid-associated protein, which translates to MSSDKGEVAAAAILETFTTQMREIAEASQQRAQLMASGTAASGRVTVTVNADGIVIATRFSPDVAELTPEELAKAVTSAAQQAAQDVAKQSRELLQPLRDRRATMPKLSELIEGMPDLQRHAPLDPPAASLAPPNSRERLARFTEPAPQFSNAVDYDDWDSGRRNQGATDSSW; encoded by the coding sequence ATGTCCAGTGACAAGGGCGAAGTCGCCGCCGCAGCGATTCTCGAAACCTTCACCACGCAGATGCGCGAGATCGCCGAAGCATCGCAGCAACGCGCGCAACTGATGGCCTCGGGTACCGCGGCGAGCGGACGGGTGACCGTCACCGTGAACGCGGACGGCATCGTGATCGCCACCCGGTTCTCACCCGATGTCGCCGAGCTCACCCCCGAGGAGCTCGCCAAGGCGGTGACCAGCGCCGCGCAGCAGGCCGCCCAGGATGTGGCCAAGCAGTCGCGAGAGCTGTTGCAGCCGTTGCGGGATCGCCGCGCCACCATGCCGAAGCTGTCGGAGCTGATCGAGGGCATGCCGGATCTGCAGCGGCACGCGCCGCTGGACCCGCCGGCCGCCTCGCTCGCCCCGCCCAACTCCCGGGAGCGGCTGGCCCGGTTCACCGAGCCCGCCCCGCAGTTCAGCAATGCCGTCGACTACGACGACTGGGACTCCGGCCGGCGCAATCAGGGCGCCACCGACTCCAGCTGGTGA
- a CDS encoding ESX secretion-associated protein EspG, with translation MLRSWTFTDLEFLVLWQDLGEEHLPSPLWFTSRDPLWNAFQDSKTRARDGLRDRDPDFAEVLRVLHTPEVRVELRGWDGADWRLPEAGIRALGVRSGEAGYLVVQQPGETIGHAAGFTISECWAADLTAELVALMPDIPAGHGPDLVLAAAADVVATEYDYGLSPAHETLEGGIVDRTAEFLSAPVSRRGAIEVVQGRSRFGPRGITRHQLEWRDLVGDGRYLITADQPPVAVPADRRRVIEELETRIAEVGLAIADEWEVNQ, from the coding sequence ATGCTGCGATCCTGGACGTTCACCGATCTGGAATTCCTGGTGCTGTGGCAGGATCTCGGCGAGGAGCATCTGCCCTCGCCGCTGTGGTTCACCAGCCGCGACCCATTGTGGAATGCGTTCCAGGACAGTAAGACTCGCGCCCGCGACGGCCTGCGCGACCGCGACCCGGACTTCGCCGAGGTGCTGCGCGTCCTGCACACCCCCGAGGTCCGCGTCGAGCTGCGGGGCTGGGACGGCGCCGACTGGCGACTTCCCGAAGCCGGCATTCGCGCCCTCGGCGTGCGCTCCGGCGAGGCCGGGTACCTGGTGGTGCAGCAGCCTGGCGAAACCATCGGGCACGCGGCGGGTTTCACGATCTCCGAATGCTGGGCCGCTGACCTCACCGCCGAGCTGGTGGCCCTGATGCCCGACATCCCCGCGGGTCACGGCCCCGACCTCGTCCTGGCCGCGGCCGCGGACGTGGTGGCGACCGAGTACGACTACGGCCTGTCCCCGGCCCACGAAACCCTGGAAGGCGGAATCGTCGACCGCACGGCCGAATTCCTCTCCGCCCCGGTCTCCCGCCGGGGCGCCATCGAAGTGGTCCAGGGCCGTTCGCGTTTCGGCCCCCGCGGCATCACCCGCCATCAGCTGGAGTGGCGCGATCTCGTCGGCGACGGCCGCTACCTGATCACGGCCGATCAGCCCCCGGTGGCCGTGCCCGCCGACCGCCGCCGCGTCATCGAGGAACTCGAGACGAGGATCGCGGAAGTGGGCCTGGCCATCGCCGACGAATGGGAGGTAAACCAGTGA
- a CDS encoding DUF4189 domain-containing protein, whose amino-acid sequence MKSVLAKAAVVAVASAGLFTSFAAVANAERGPDGSLYGALATGPTGSRNVWGSAVNYPTQQLANRAAVAECGADCIVGIEFSNGCGSMAENPNSGWRAWGNGANVTDSEQNALNALAARSSQSFLPSGSSGGAPGQGRIVVTKCTG is encoded by the coding sequence TTGAAGTCTGTTCTGGCCAAGGCTGCGGTGGTGGCTGTGGCGTCTGCTGGTCTCTTCACTTCGTTCGCGGCGGTGGCGAATGCCGAACGTGGGCCTGATGGTTCGCTCTACGGGGCGCTGGCGACCGGGCCCACGGGTAGTCGGAACGTGTGGGGGTCGGCGGTCAACTATCCGACTCAGCAGCTGGCGAATCGGGCTGCTGTTGCGGAGTGCGGGGCCGATTGCATTGTGGGGATCGAATTCTCGAATGGATGCGGGTCGATGGCCGAGAATCCGAATAGCGGTTGGCGGGCGTGGGGCAATGGCGCCAACGTCACGGATTCAGAGCAGAATGCGTTGAATGCCTTGGCGGCGCGGAGTTCGCAGTCGTTCCTGCCGTCGGGGAGCTCGGGTGGGGCGCCCGGGCAGGGGCGGATCGTCGTCACCAAGTGCACCGGGTAG
- a CDS encoding YbaB/EbfC family nucleoid-associated protein produces MIDEFQQQMRVLGETQQKRAQLMATGYALQKRVTVVVNADGTVIETKFDEDLEGFSLPELSKAVTEAAQAAATELARKSSELTAPFQERRGRMPKMSDLIEGLPDLTKRIPEAIPASTAPPNSPERQQHGDHVMTFTDVEDLDDITPGRIRADDW; encoded by the coding sequence ATGATCGACGAGTTCCAGCAACAGATGCGAGTTCTCGGGGAAACGCAGCAGAAGCGCGCGCAACTGATGGCCACCGGTTATGCCCTGCAGAAGCGTGTGACCGTGGTGGTGAATGCCGACGGGACAGTCATCGAGACGAAGTTCGACGAGGATCTCGAGGGCTTCTCGTTGCCCGAACTGAGCAAGGCCGTCACCGAGGCAGCTCAGGCCGCGGCCACCGAATTAGCCCGCAAGAGCAGCGAACTCACGGCTCCTTTTCAGGAGCGGCGCGGACGAATGCCGAAGATGTCGGACCTGATCGAGGGCTTACCCGACCTCACCAAGCGGATCCCGGAGGCCATTCCGGCCTCCACCGCTCCCCCGAATTCGCCTGAGCGCCAGCAGCACGGCGATCACGTGATGACATTCACCGATGTCGAGGATCTGGACGACATAACCCCCGGCCGGATTCGCGCGGACGATTGGTGA
- a CDS encoding YncE family protein → MAVDSFAHKAIVANTSDGTVAVVDLVAQSLEATIPVGPNLRPTGVAVDPGLRFAYVVSSKESVDNSSTLSIIDLSVNRVTATIPTGKNSSGVAVDTGTHTVFVVDTDDSKAPAALSNHSFLTIVDPVRQTIVDTVQAGIQAMSMVIDPVTHYGYLASYSDASVVVVDTVTHTVDGSIPVGSMPYAVALDTSAHTLYVPSAAGVALIDTTSRARTAVIDPGCDVHAITVDPTVHRAYTACLLDNHVQVIDPVSGAVAESLEVKTSHGLAVDPKTHTLYVHGIDKLAVIKR, encoded by the coding sequence GTGGCTGTCGACTCGTTCGCGCACAAAGCCATCGTCGCGAACACCTCCGACGGCACCGTCGCGGTCGTCGATCTCGTGGCCCAATCTCTCGAGGCGACGATCCCGGTGGGTCCGAACTTGCGTCCCACCGGTGTCGCCGTGGATCCGGGGCTGCGCTTCGCCTATGTCGTCAGCTCCAAGGAATCCGTCGACAATTCGAGCACGCTGTCGATCATCGACCTGTCCGTCAACCGCGTGACCGCCACCATTCCCACCGGCAAGAATTCGTCGGGCGTCGCCGTGGACACCGGCACGCACACGGTTTTCGTCGTCGACACCGATGACTCGAAAGCCCCTGCGGCGTTGTCGAATCACAGCTTCCTGACCATTGTCGATCCGGTGCGGCAGACCATCGTCGATACGGTCCAGGCCGGCATCCAGGCGATGTCGATGGTCATCGATCCGGTCACTCATTACGGTTACCTGGCCAGCTATTCCGACGCCTCCGTGGTGGTCGTCGACACCGTGACGCACACTGTCGACGGTTCGATCCCGGTCGGCTCCATGCCCTACGCGGTTGCCCTCGACACCTCGGCGCACACGCTGTACGTGCCGTCCGCGGCCGGCGTCGCCCTGATCGACACCACCAGCCGAGCCCGCACCGCCGTCATCGACCCCGGCTGTGATGTCCACGCGATCACCGTCGACCCCACCGTCCACCGGGCGTACACAGCCTGCCTGCTGGACAACCACGTCCAGGTCATCGACCCGGTATCCGGCGCTGTCGCTGAGTCTTTGGAGGTGAAAACCAGCCACGGTCTCGCTGTCGATCCCAAAACCCACACCCTGTACGTGCACGGCATCGACAAACTCGCGGTCATCAAGCGCTGA